Part of the Deltaproteobacteria bacterium genome is shown below.
GGTTGCGCTTCGAGTCCGCGGCCTCATCGCGCAGCGTCGCCACCTCGCGCTCGATGCGCTCGAGGTCGGCAGCCACGTTCTGCTTGTGCTGCACCAGCGCGAGGCCCGCGGCGTCGTCGCCCTTGCTGAGCGCGCGGCGAATGTCCTCGATCGTGCGCGAGAGCTCGTGGCGGCGCTCGGCAAGCTCGGCTTCGAGCTTGTTCCGCGTGTAGAGGATGCCGGCGACCGCGTCCTTGAGTGCGCGGTACTGGCCGAGCTGCGACTGAATCGCCTGCTCGTACACGGCGCGCGGGTTCTTCTCCTCGCGATCGCGCACCCAGCCGAAGCCGAGTCCACGCAGCAGCGAGCCGAGGCGAGCGAAGAAGCTGGGGCGTTCCTGATCCATCACTTCCCTCCGTGCGGCAGTGTCGCCGCGGTGTTGCCGCTCTCTCGCGCCTACGCGACGCGATGCGGTGGGTTCACAGAAC
Proteins encoded:
- a CDS encoding PspA/IM30 family protein; protein product: MDQERPSFFARLGSLLRGLGFGWVRDREEKNPRAVYEQAIQSQLGQYRALKDAVAGILYTRNKLEAELAERRHELSRTIEDIRRALSKGDDAAGLALVQHKQNVAADLERIEREVATLRDEAADSKRNLMRFREEIRQLEQEKGRMLAALASARARRRMHEALNALSVEADVQALDNVRAYVQKMSAAATLERELGAGDETTQRIRELRRDAIAEGARLEFEELKRAHSLRSVPATAGRSVIVAAASNA